aaaagaaaataagtggcatTGCCCATCTCTAGTTGATGCACCTAAAACTACACTTTTGTTCTCTGGTGATTTTAACATGCAATCTTGATGTCTATTTATATAGGCAACTATCCTGTCACTTCTATGATCTTTTGTTTTGAGTAGTGCATGTAAGGTACAGCCTCTGACTTTATTCTTCAGGTAAAGTCCACGGATCTCTGGCTCGTGCCGGTAAAGTGAGAGGACAGACACCCAAAGTGagtgaattattatttaaaatgattctGATTTTGTTTGGCGTTTAATAAATGATCCTTATCTTAACAAATAAAtgtggtgtatgtgtgttgttTGAATCATTTCATGCATCTGCTGTCTGTAGGTTGATAAAcaggagaagaagaaaaagaagactgGCCGCGCTAAGCGTCGTATCCAGTACAACAGACGCTTCGTCAATGTGGTGCCCACCTTCGGCAAGAAAAAGGGTCCCAATGCCAACTCTTAAAGTATCTGGAGAAATCACATTCATAATAAACATTCTGCTTTGAACTGCATTGTGTCTGAATTTCAGTGGatgcaattttttatttcagaTGTCTAGTTAATTTCATAGATTGTTTGAACcagtttatgaaaataaaaactgattAAACCTCAAACATGGTTTGCCATTGCATATATTTTAATGTCAATTAGATATCTATATTACAGGGTTCCCATGGGTGTGGAAAACCTAGAaacatcagggaattttaaaatatttatgcaCTGTTCTAAAATACCACATTGGCCAAATATTGCGTGTAAGCTATAGTGAAGTTTGATTTGTGGTTGAATTATTCTTATTGAATAGGTCAAAGCAGCTAGCAAATCATTAGTGAATTGGTTTGAATCAAAATGAATGGAAAGTTCATTGACCAAACAACATATGCTCTATGCAATGGCTATTTGTGCATTTAATACTTTATATTTTTGACCTGTGTATACATGCATGAGTATGAATGGCACACAAGACgttcagtgtttattttttattgtaacttTACAATCAGGCAAAAACAGCGCTTCAAGAAGTACAGAGTTTCACATGAACCATATTAATTATAACACTTCAAAACTGCCAACATTTGTCATTTAACAGTTCGGTGATATGTGATTTTTGATATTGCATAATTGATCAGCACAACTAGTGATGTGCTGAAATTATTAATCAACAGACACCAGTTCAACTTCAAAGATGAGCTTTGCGTTTGGTGGAATTCTGGGTTAAAGATAGTTAaggaaaagtgaaacaattttcaAATAAAAGTGCACTTACCAATACACTTAGACAACATGCTAAAATCCATAATGCAACTCTATTAAATCAAAAGGATACTTTGAGTCAGGAAGCCCTTTTCTACCGTACGCCCATTCTGACTCGATCTCCAGTCGAGCGGTTTCACCTTTACTCATCGTCATGACACCTTCGTCCCACTGCAGGAAGAACATGTGAAGATTTAAAGCCATACTGACGTGTAAAATCATAACAGATATGTGCAAGATAAAAATGAGAATGATTTACCCCTCTGATCACTCTGCCCAGTCCAACCTTGAAGCTCAGCGGCTTCGACTGTTTCTTCTTTTTTGCAGCTAGAAAAACGACAGAAATCAAATTCATTGTGTCCAAAGATCCATCACATTATGGAGGTAAAGTGAGTTGCCAACACTTGACTTTGTTCACTGGAGAGATTTACATGCAGGTATGTTGGTGTCAAACACAGTGCCGTCCTCAAGTGTCCCCGTGTACCAGCAGCTCACGGTTTCTCCTTTCTTGGGAAAGTTAGTCTTGTCGCCTTTCTTCAGGATCGACTTTGTGTACTTCGGAGGACCctgaagaaaaacaacaacaatcatgAGCTTACCGCAAACTCGAAGAACCTCCCAAAACACGTTCGGCTCATCAAACTAAATACTATTTCTAATGATCGACTGGTTTTGTTTTTGATGTCCGATAACCGATATGCATAACCGatttttatttcttgttattTTTGCTTTTAGGCACAATAACAATGTAATCATTTATCACTAACCTCTGAAAGTGAAGTGAAATTTACAAAACTACCGGTAATATTGTGCACGAAAAAAACGATAACCGATTTTGGAGTGGAAAAgcgtaaatattgtgtaaaaatatCGGTCAAAACTCAGTGTTATGaagttactttagatttggatagtaTCTTTTAGCGGCCAAGCATTTTTTGAATTTTGCAAATGTGCAATGGGTGAATCCAGAGCGCTGTAAATATAACGCACTCAGCTCATTAGCCACACGCGTGCTGTCGTTACAGAGCTGCACAGTCACAATCTAAtgcacactacatgactcaagctcatctcctttgatgttCTGAGTCGGCGACTGCTCTGCGATGAGATTTCTCAGATCTCACAACGAACGGTCGTATATTGTGCGCACTACTGCAACATGCCGAGACTAGTCGCAGACGCTATGATGGATTTCAAACCAGTTAGATATCCAGACGTCCTATCAGAAGAGAGCAAGAGGAGAGGAAGGCATtcggaagcaggagacaaaaatgtattaataatatatatattataaaatataatataataaaattaaacatcACCCACACCTAAAAGTGAATGCATGATCATGTACAAGAACTGTATGAAAATGTTCAATGTGTCTGTTATCATCACACATGGACACAGATATGAGAAGCATGCacagaagctcagttacaggtactgcatTAAAATAACTCTAAAATCGTGTTTAcatataattaagagaaactgtgcacCGGTTTTTAGCGCTTtctcttcttttacttttttttgcgctttattatcattcattaATACACAGATGTAATGATTGACacatgtcctcatgaaatcagagactctctctCCTCGAACACAAGTGGTCTAATGTTGATGTATCTCGCTTgtacacttgtgatcagatcacccaaaatgcattgtGTACACAGGACCTCAGTCGGGGATGAATGGTCGTGTAGTCTGTACACCAGCATGACGAAACAACAAGACCAACTTGAGTGCAGCCCTTGCGGTTTGATggcgatttcgattttattttttaaattttctccccaatttggaatgcccaattcccaatgcgctctaagtcctcgtggtggcgtagtgactcgcctcaatccgggtggaggaggacgaatctcagttgactccgcgtctgaggccgtcaatccgcgcatcttatcacgtggcttgttgagcgcgttaccacggagacgtattgcgtgtggaggcttcatgctattcatccacgcacaactcaccacacgccccaccgagagcgagaaccacattatagcgaccacgaggaggttaccccatgtgactaccctccctagcaaccaggccaatctggttgctcaggagacctggacatgttcttgacaggtttcgtcaAACTTAACCACtgatcttaaaaatgtaattaagtatcAAATTAAATGTACTATGTGAAACACATTCTGATGCCAAATCGAATACTTTAGCATTTACGAATACCACCATATTCCCGCAACATCTGCAGGTTTGTGCTGGTTACATATCACATGTGTGTtgatatattttgtatttcaCATGTGATTATCCTGTAATACCTCATCCACCGCCTCTGTCTTGATTTCTTTGGGATTTTCGTCGATTTTCACAGCTTTCACCTCTTGTGTCACAACATCAACTTCTGTGCCTTTAAACCTctgaaaacacacataaaaacatactCTACAGACTCTAGTTTGCACTTGACAACAGATCAAAACAATCAGACAGAGACAAGCAAATCAAATGCACTTTATGGACTTGTGTATTCTAACTAGTTTAATTCTATCCAGCTCAACTAAGTTACAAGTGTCATTATCATGGGAAATAAATGCTGACTGACAATGATGCTTAAGGCAAAACTACAAAGGTTTAGGCCAAACATTCTCTGAATAAAGGACCGAAAACTAAAAAGTGTAGTGTTAATATTATTCCCATTCTCTCCACTAGTTATAACACACAGTTCTAAAGAATAAACAGTATTTATTAAGGTTTTCAGTGTTACCTTGCTCTCAAACAGCTGGTTATAGGCTTCAATAAGTTGCTCTTTTTTGGCCGTCTTTGCCACATTCTTGATGTTTCCCAAAAGTTTGTGTTCGACTAGAAACTAAGAGTAAACAAATTACGTCATGTATATCATTATATCAATTTACATAAGTTCAGGTTTGCTCATTATGAATGCATATTTACCGTTCACATTTAACTACTCCTATGCAAACATATTAGCTTTAATATTGCACACATTATGAaagaaaaatcatatatatatattatatatataataaacactaTAAATCATCACACTGATAGCAAGATGCATGACTGTACTAGCACACGCATCACATGCCAAACACAAAAATCATGATAAATCAGCGCGTGTCGCGCTGTATGGCGTTAAACAATAATGCACAGATGTATGTACACTACCGAATGTGTTGCATTGTCCTGTATGAATTTAATGAGCTCTTTTTTGGGCAAATCTTCATTTTTCAACTGCTCGTCACTCCACTCGCGCGCGGGATCAGACGCCATGATGCTCAATGAAGTTGTGTGACGTTGAGCACGTGCTTGTAAGCAGCCAATCACGGATGAGCATTCCTTAAAGCGACAGCGCGTCATTTCAGATGTAAATTTAGACTCGATTCGCACCGACGTATTTATTATTCAACCAAACGTTGTTAGGTTGGCCAACCTTCTGATATTCCGTTTAAACTTGTATTTTATTCTTCTTCTGAGACTaaatttctgactctaactcctcctagagcttttaagctacatgcaccaaacttggcacagaccttcagactaatcccgaatagtgtgctatatcttttctaactgatcggaattacGATATTCCAGTATCAGACTTCCGAATAGGCCTCATGtctctttgacttccattcaaggtatgaaaactttctcctgtaataactcctttagaggattcaagctacatcctatcactccaccactttctttttctatctttacatcagtctttttattcattctttcactctatcactttaacacctagcaactgcatacaacctagcaaccatttagtgcaccctagcaaccaaaacccattgactgccattcaaaatggcttagatggatatctcctgatcagaatgtcatagagtcttCAAGTTTGTCTCATtacactcagtccagcaagcagcctttttaggatcacactggcaacttcctagcaaccagatggacttaccctagcaactgtatagcaaaacacatatgtctgcaccacaacatcgtagagacttcaatTTTGGCTTATATGACTCAGACCAGCAAGGAGCCTTTATATATCATGCTGGACTATACCTAGCCACACCCTAGTAACCATTTAgtgtaccctagcaaccaaaacccattgacttccattaaaatgaacTTAGATGGATATCTCTGGATCAGAATAtcagagacttcattgttggctcgtatgactcaggccagcaagcagccttgttagtatcaccctggaaactgcctagcaaccaaatgagctcaccctagcaacaaggtaacaaaacatatatatctgcaccagaacatcatagagacttcaggtttctttcatttgactcagggtagcaatgAGCCTTTTgggtatcaccttggtaactgcctagcaaccagatggggttaccctagcaaccaagtaacaaatcatatatctctgcaccagaacatcatagagacttcgggtttcattcatttgactcaaggtagcaaggagccttttgagtatcaccttggtaactgcctagcaaccagatggggttaccctagcaaccaatttgttTAATGCTTGTTTGTAAATGGACAGATAGCTCTTTTTTAACTGGTTAAAGATAAACATGAATGTTAAGGGTCAAAATTACCATTTTCGTCTGATTTTGCAGCAAAACAggtaaaagaaaaaacattaaaatgttttaagcatcattattttatttgtacacagagattgtgaggtctgttactaaaatcagttgacgtCAGcgcctcttgttgcattatatgccaatggtgtgagtccaaaaatgggaaaaaaagctttttgtgtgtcatttttttcaaaGTTGGAGTGTCTATAATTCCAGAAgaattaaatatatcttaatatccttttagattctggctcagaacaaactttcctttttgtatcttcacTTTAAAGGCCCTATATGGATAAATCCCAGatatatggggctctcaatgtaaTACCATCTGTAAATACTTACATTTCAATAATTTCAATAagtgtgggtcacatggtatgaagtaAGTTTTTCTTGTCCAGCAACACAgaagtctgaagtacaaataatgttgaagcaagaaatgcacatttattaattcacataaaaacaatcatTTCAAAATCTTGATTTATTAGAATCCAAAAATACACTCTTATAGCTAATAACAACACATTAATGGATTACTTCGttaatattgatccatggcatttcatcattatttatgTTCATCTTTCATCAGAAAAACTTTGAACAACGTCAAACAATTTCAGCTGGGGAAGTCTCAGaatatttggttgatttgacatggaataacccagcAGGTTACTAAAGTTTGCAATACTGCATTCGGACACCAGATGACAGaaatgttaaacatttaaaaagcagCCTTTAAAACCAGGCTAAGGCGTTTAATGCTCATAACTGCAATAAGTGTGAAGCAGCTTTTATAAACAGtgtacaaacacaacataaaaccatTTTGCAACCTGATGTTAAAGGTGCTTTTAACAATTTGATCCGTTCAGGATCTTCTGCCAGGGTTATCCTTTGAATTAGACATGCCCCTACTTTTCAAAACCAAGTCCAAAATGTCTTATTGTTTTGTATTTCAAAAGATATCATTACAGAGGCAAGAGCATGTTTGAAAACCTCAGAAGTAATTGCACCGGTCATTGCAAGCTTGAGAGGGAACACAGCTGCTGATTCCCAATTCTATAGAGTTCAATGCATTAGGGAGCTCCAGTCATGTAAAAAGGCCTTTAAGGTTATGCATTAACCcttatagcacacgtacatcacatatgtctatttgatgtgcgtTTACATCTTGAAGACATatttttgctcatctgcaatacatctataagacgtttcctctcagatgtcaataagacattcagcagatgtctttgagactttatggtttagaatgtttgtagATCTGATCTTTTGAAGATGTTCAGCAGACGCTAAATagaccctgatagcacatgtgcatctccgagatgtctgtttttgatcttttcatctggaaagcatcacaatctaattaacatctgctaaacatcttaaaaagatctgaTTTCCAGCATGTTTTTTGGATCATAAAATCGGagctgaaagaaaaataaatgcaccACTGGAAACGGTCATGACCTCTCTGGTTATGATTTACACTGACAGTCACATGTTGCTCTGCTTGCCGTCCATTTTCAAGATAACAGGAAATTTTAGATGTTGCTTTCCAGGTTGGTTGGCATGGCAACATTCTGCATGGTTTGTACCCGCTTGATATGGCCGCCTCTGAATGCACATGAAGATACACTTTTCTCGCTTTGCTTGTAACGGGGTCTGACCTTTGTGCTTATCGTTTTTCCACACCAGCGTCGAGCGTACGCATCGTTTCATCTTGAAGGATAACAATAGAGCCAGTCAGGAAAAATACTTCCCTTCTGTAGCAGCACAGCGATTAAACGGAAAAAAGATATGAGCATTGAATTTCACTCTTTTTCATTTTCACAGATAGTCATCATAAATTTGTCGTCATATCatgtccatttccagtgtgactgTATGGTCACATATcactcaaaaatcaaaagaaatatatatatatatatctatatatatatatagatatatatatagatatatatatattacacacacatatacacacaattatatttaccataaagaaaatgaagcctatttgaCTGGGAAAACCCCACTAACAAGCTAAACATGATTTAATTGGATTTCCAATTTTCCACATGTCAGTACAGGTGTATCAAGAGGTCCTCGCTGCGGACTCCTTtacgaaaattgagagttcatggcaaatttgcccgcaaacttgctgcaaattcgccactgataattttcacatgcaaatgagctttgcggcaaacttgtccattgttgccgaaggtttgccggaggttcaccactactggcgaaAAAcggcaaacttctggcaaacatttacggcgaatcaaaagttatttttatgtgaaaataccgaaagtttgcggctagtttagattttttttttatgggactGTAGCATGATGACGTAGTggattaaatccatgttttaatGGATATAAAACGTTCGGAGCCGTGATATACTGGATGcttttaatgcaaacattttatttagcatgtacagtatgtagtgtTATGTGTAAATAAAAAGTGTGAGAGTGCAATAATGATTGTATTTCCTTAAACTCTTTTTATATTAGAAGTATAGTACAGCATACTAATAACTTTTGAGCATCTGGGATTTTAGTCTTCTGAAGAATATGAGAGGTTGCTCAGTATTTGGAGTGAATTTGTTTGGTATGGTTGATGactattatatgttttttttattcatttgattcTGTTTCGAGAACATATCCAGTACTGTTTCTTCTTTAATTTGATTTGGGATTAAAATCGTATTTTAATATAACATGTCCTATACGCTGTCATGTATATCACAGAGGGACCGAGAAATATATAGCCTTTATTTGATTAATATATTAATGATTATTACATGCCGATGACTGCTTCTATACATCTATAAGACCAGAGAATAATTGTACAGTGACAGAGAGATATGTTCAGTCTCTAAACCTTACATTTTGGACAGCAAAAcataatggacaaataaaaatgtgaaggCTAGTggatttttatttccaaaacaaTGTTATGTGGATTATGTATATTAACACATATATTGCTATAAAATATGAGTTACTTAAGATGAcaagaataaaaataatctttatgTATCCAGCAATGGTCGATTACGATATGGCACAAGTAGAGAGATAAAATACCAAAAATGGCATATATCCAGTCTTTAACATAaacacaaaactttgaagctgccAGAGAGAAAATaacttatataatttaatatatggatgaatttaaacattaaagcttATACAGACACAGATGTCTACCTGCAGAAGTTAAACTACTAAC
The nucleotide sequence above comes from Myxocyprinus asiaticus isolate MX2 ecotype Aquarium Trade chromosome 25, UBuf_Myxa_2, whole genome shotgun sequence. Encoded proteins:
- the LOC127416348 gene encoding peptidyl-prolyl cis-trans isomerase FKBP3-like, whose translation is MASDPAREWSDEQLKNEDLPKKELIKFIQDNATHSFLVEHKLLGNIKNVAKTAKKEQLIEAYNQLFESKRFKGTEVDVVTQEVKAVKIDENPKEIKTEAVDEGPPKYTKSILKKGDKTNFPKKGETVSCWYTGTLEDGTVFDTNIPASAKKKKQSKPLSFKVGLGRVIRGWDEGVMTMSKGETARLEIESEWAYGRKGLPDSKIPPNAKLIFEVELVSVD